In Pseudomonas saudiphocaensis, one DNA window encodes the following:
- a CDS encoding acetyl/propionyl/methylcrotonyl-CoA carboxylase subunit alpha, with translation MSRCIDTLLVANRGEIACRVMRTAKDMGLNTVAVHSAVDRDARHVREADKCVDLGGAKPAESYLRIDSIIAAAQASGAQAIHPGYGFLSENANFARAVADAGLIFIGPPASAIEAMGSKSAAKALMEKAGVPLVPGYHGDDQTLECFRTAANRIGYPLLLKASAGGGGKGMKVVEREAELAEALQSAQREAQSSFGDSRILVEKYVLKPRHVEIQIFADQHGNCLYLNERDCSIQRRHQKVVEEAPAPGLSPELRRAMGEAAVKAAKAIGYIGAGTVEFLLDADGAFFFMEMNTRLQVEHPVTEAITGLDLVAWQIRVARGEPLPISQAQVPLRGHAIEVRLYAEDPDRDFLPATGTLDLYREASSGPGRRIDSGVTEGDSVSPFYDPMLGKLIAWGENREEARLRLLAMLEETHVGGVRTNLAFLRRVLGHPAFAAAELDTGFIPRYADELFRTPTELTDEFWQLAAELHVATEPARVRDNDVHSPWAKSDGLRLGMPRASRVHLQCNGESRQMRTDSCRSEPAREPDGTNSSRRVFASELAPTEVSRRPKAIRKGDTLYLQWDGQLHAITAFDPIAAAQTEHSHQGGLSAPMNGSIVRVLVEAGQKVEAGTALIVLEAMKMEHSIRSVRAGVIKRLLCSEGELVSEGAVLLEMDEDHAGPAGQVGDA, from the coding sequence ATGAGCCGCTGCATCGACACCCTTCTAGTGGCCAACCGCGGCGAGATCGCCTGCCGTGTGATGCGCACCGCCAAAGACATGGGCCTGAATACCGTGGCGGTCCACAGCGCCGTCGACCGCGACGCCCGGCACGTCCGCGAAGCCGACAAGTGTGTCGATCTGGGCGGCGCCAAGCCCGCCGAAAGCTATCTTCGGATCGACAGCATCATTGCCGCCGCCCAGGCCAGCGGCGCCCAGGCGATCCACCCCGGCTACGGCTTTCTGTCGGAGAACGCGAACTTCGCTCGGGCCGTGGCAGACGCTGGCCTGATCTTTATCGGCCCGCCGGCCTCGGCCATCGAAGCCATGGGCAGCAAGTCCGCCGCCAAGGCACTGATGGAAAAAGCCGGCGTGCCACTGGTACCCGGTTATCACGGCGACGACCAGACGCTGGAGTGCTTCCGCACTGCGGCCAATCGTATCGGCTACCCACTGCTGCTCAAGGCCTCGGCTGGTGGTGGCGGCAAGGGCATGAAGGTGGTCGAGCGCGAAGCTGAGCTGGCCGAAGCCCTGCAATCGGCGCAGCGCGAAGCGCAGTCGTCATTCGGCGACTCGCGCATTCTGGTGGAAAAATATGTGCTCAAGCCGCGCCACGTGGAAATCCAGATATTCGCTGACCAGCACGGCAACTGCCTCTACCTCAACGAGCGTGACTGCTCGATCCAGCGCCGCCACCAGAAAGTCGTCGAGGAAGCACCCGCGCCCGGCCTGTCGCCGGAGCTACGCCGCGCCATGGGTGAAGCCGCGGTGAAGGCGGCCAAGGCCATCGGTTATATCGGGGCCGGTACCGTGGAGTTTCTGCTCGATGCCGACGGAGCGTTCTTCTTTATGGAGATGAACACCCGCCTGCAGGTGGAGCATCCGGTTACCGAAGCCATCACCGGGCTGGATCTGGTGGCCTGGCAGATCCGCGTCGCCCGCGGCGAGCCGTTACCTATCAGCCAGGCACAGGTGCCTCTGCGCGGGCACGCCATCGAGGTGCGGCTGTACGCTGAAGATCCGGACCGGGACTTTCTTCCCGCCACCGGCACGCTGGACCTGTATCGGGAAGCAAGCTCAGGCCCCGGTCGGCGGATCGACAGCGGGGTCACCGAAGGCGACAGCGTCTCGCCCTTCTACGACCCCATGCTCGGCAAGCTGATCGCCTGGGGCGAGAACCGCGAGGAAGCACGTCTGCGCCTGCTGGCGATGCTTGAAGAAACCCATGTCGGCGGAGTCCGCACCAACCTGGCCTTTCTACGCCGCGTACTCGGCCATCCCGCATTTGCCGCAGCGGAACTGGATACCGGCTTTATCCCCCGTTACGCCGATGAACTGTTCCGCACGCCCACCGAGTTGACGGATGAATTCTGGCAATTGGCGGCCGAGTTGCATGTTGCAACCGAACCGGCGCGGGTACGCGACAACGATGTGCATTCGCCCTGGGCGAAGTCTGATGGTTTGCGCCTGGGCATGCCCCGGGCATCCCGCGTGCATTTGCAGTGCAACGGGGAAAGCCGCCAGATGCGGACAGACTCATGTAGAAGCGAGCCTGCTCGCGAACCGGATGGTACAAATTCAAGCAGAAGAGTTTTCGCGAGCGAGCTCGCTCCTACAGAGGTATCGCGACGACCTAAAGCCATTCGCAAAGGCGACACGCTTTATCTGCAGTGGGACGGTCAGTTGCACGCAATCACCGCATTCGACCCCATCGCCGCCGCCCAGACTGAGCATTCGCACCAGGGCGGCCTGAGCGCCCCCATGAACGGCAGCATTGTCCGCGTGCTGGTCGAGGCCGGGCAAAAGGTCGAGGCCGGAACCGCTCTGATCGTGCTGGAAGCGATGAAGATGGAGCACAGCATCCGTAGCGTCAGGGCCGGCGTGATCAAGCGCCTGCTCTGCAGCGAAGGCGAGCTGGTCAGCGAAGGCGCGGTACTGCTGGAGATGGACGAAGATCACGCTGGTCCTGCCGGTCAGGTGGGAGACGCCTGA
- a CDS encoding hydroxymethylglutaryl-CoA lyase: MSLPKHVRLVEVGPRDGLQNEKQPISTADKVRLVNDLSAAGVQYIEVGSFVSPKWVPQMAGSAEVFAQIEQKPGVTYAALAPNLQGLEAAIAAGVSEVAVFAAASQAFSQRNINCSIEQSLARFVPLMEVARANGVQVRGYVSCVLGCPYEGEVDPAAVAHVARELFNMGCYEISLGDTIGTGTPGKTRQLIEVVSRDVPRDKLAGHFHDTYGQALANIYASLLEGLCVFDSSVAGLGGCPYAKGASGNVASEDVLYMLDGLGINTGIDLTALVAAGQRISDVLGRPNASRVARARQSAG; the protein is encoded by the coding sequence ATGAGCCTGCCCAAACATGTCCGCCTGGTGGAAGTTGGTCCACGTGATGGCTTGCAGAACGAAAAGCAGCCCATCAGCACCGCCGACAAGGTCCGGCTGGTGAATGACCTGTCCGCTGCCGGGGTGCAGTACATCGAGGTCGGCAGTTTCGTCTCGCCGAAATGGGTGCCGCAGATGGCCGGCTCCGCCGAGGTGTTCGCCCAGATCGAGCAAAAGCCCGGCGTCACCTATGCGGCGCTGGCACCCAATCTTCAGGGGCTGGAAGCCGCCATCGCCGCCGGCGTCAGCGAAGTCGCGGTATTCGCTGCCGCCTCGCAGGCCTTTTCCCAGAGAAACATCAACTGTTCCATCGAGCAGAGCCTGGCGCGCTTCGTCCCCCTGATGGAGGTGGCACGCGCCAATGGCGTGCAGGTGCGCGGCTATGTCTCCTGCGTGCTGGGCTGCCCCTATGAGGGCGAAGTCGATCCGGCGGCGGTGGCCCATGTGGCGCGCGAACTGTTCAACATGGGCTGCTACGAGATCTCCCTGGGCGACACCATTGGCACTGGTACGCCCGGCAAGACCCGTCAGCTGATCGAGGTGGTCAGCCGCGACGTCCCGCGCGACAAACTAGCCGGGCATTTTCACGACACCTACGGTCAGGCGCTGGCGAATATCTACGCCAGTCTGTTGGAAGGTCTCTGTGTGTTCGACAGTTCAGTCGCCGGACTTGGTGGCTGCCCCTACGCCAAGGGCGCCAGCGGCAATGTGGCCAGCGAAGATGTGCTCTACATGCTCGACGGCTTGGGCATCAACACCGGCATCGACCTGACTGCGCTGGTTGCCGCAGGCCAGCGTATCAGTGATGTGCTGGGGCGGCCCAATGCATCACGGGTTGCCCGGGCAAGGCAGAGCGCCGGCTAG
- a CDS encoding MerR family transcriptional regulator — protein sequence MSQQTYSISELASELEVTTRTIRFYEEQGMLAPTRRGQERIYSPKDRVTLKLILRGKRIGFSLAECKTLIELYDPGAGNRKQLQSLLDMIAERRLQLEQQLMDIRQIQLELDTAEERCLKALQATADQPE from the coding sequence ATGAGCCAACAGACCTACAGCATTTCCGAACTGGCCAGCGAACTGGAAGTCACCACCCGTACCATTCGTTTCTATGAAGAACAGGGCATGCTGGCGCCAACCCGGCGCGGTCAGGAGCGCATTTACAGCCCCAAGGACCGCGTGACCCTCAAGCTGATCCTGCGCGGCAAGCGCATCGGTTTCTCCCTGGCCGAATGCAAGACGCTGATCGAGCTTTACGATCCCGGTGCCGGCAACCGCAAACAGCTGCAGAGTCTGCTGGACATGATCGCCGAGCGTCGCCTGCAACTCGAACAGCAGCTAATGGATATTCGTCAAATACAACTGGAGCTCGATACGGCCGAGGAACGCTGCCTGAAGGCACTGCAGGCGACTGCCGACCAGCCGGAGTGA
- the uvrB gene encoding excinuclease ABC subunit UvrB, whose product MSQFELVTRFKPAGDQPEAIRQMIEGIEAGLSHQTLLGVTGSGKTFSIANVIAHVQRPTLVLAPNKTLAAQLYGEFKAFFPRNAVEYFVSYYDYYQPEAYVPSSDTFIEKDASINDHIEQMRLSATKALLERKDAIIVTTVSCIYGLGDPQSYLKMVLHVDRGDRLDQRELLRRLTGLQYTRNDIDFARASFRVRGDVIDIFPAESDLEAVRIELFDDEVESLSAFDPLTGEVIRKLPRFTFYPKSHYVTPRETLLDAVEQIKLELKDRLDYLRSQNKLVEAQRLEQRTRFDLEMIMELGYCNGIENYSRYLSGRASGEAPPTLYDYLPADALLVIDESHVSVPQVGAMYKGDRSRKETLVEYGFRLPSALDNRPMRFDEWEAISPQTIFVSATPGPYEAEHSGRVIEQVVRPTGLVDPQIEIRPALTQVDDLLSEINKCVAKEERVLVTTLTKRMAEDLTDYLGDHGVKVRYLHSDIDTVERVEIIRDLRLGVFDVLVGINLLREGLDMPEVSLVAILDADKEGFLRSERSLIQTIGRAARNLNGRAILYADNITGSMQRAIDETERRRNKQIAFNEAHGIVPKGVFKDVQDILEGATVPGSRSKKRRGEAKAAEEAARYENELRSPSEITKRIRQLEERMLAQARDLEFEAAAQTRDEIHKLRERLLQV is encoded by the coding sequence ATGTCGCAGTTCGAATTGGTCACCCGCTTCAAGCCCGCCGGTGACCAGCCCGAAGCCATCCGGCAGATGATCGAAGGTATCGAAGCCGGGTTGTCGCACCAGACATTGCTGGGCGTGACCGGCTCGGGCAAGACCTTCAGCATTGCCAACGTGATTGCGCACGTGCAGCGGCCAACTCTGGTGCTGGCGCCGAACAAGACGCTGGCCGCGCAGCTCTACGGCGAGTTCAAGGCGTTCTTTCCGCGCAACGCGGTGGAGTATTTCGTCTCCTACTACGACTACTACCAGCCCGAGGCCTATGTGCCATCGTCGGACACCTTCATCGAGAAGGATGCATCGATCAACGACCATATCGAGCAGATGCGGCTGTCCGCGACCAAGGCGTTGCTGGAGCGCAAGGACGCCATCATCGTCACCACGGTGTCATGCATCTACGGTTTGGGCGACCCGCAGTCATACCTGAAAATGGTGCTGCATGTTGATCGCGGCGACCGTCTTGATCAGCGCGAACTGCTGCGTCGACTCACCGGTTTGCAGTACACCCGCAACGACATCGACTTCGCTCGTGCGAGCTTTCGGGTGCGCGGGGATGTGATCGATATTTTCCCGGCTGAATCCGACCTCGAAGCGGTGCGTATCGAACTTTTCGACGATGAAGTGGAGAGCTTGTCGGCATTCGACCCGCTGACCGGCGAGGTCATCCGCAAGCTGCCGCGTTTCACCTTCTACCCCAAGAGCCACTATGTGACGCCACGCGAAACGCTGCTGGACGCGGTGGAGCAGATCAAGCTGGAGCTCAAGGATCGCCTGGATTATCTGCGTAGCCAGAACAAGCTGGTGGAAGCGCAGCGGCTGGAGCAGCGCACCCGTTTCGATCTGGAAATGATCATGGAGCTGGGTTATTGCAACGGTATCGAAAACTACTCCCGCTACCTCTCGGGTCGCGCCAGCGGTGAAGCACCGCCGACGCTGTACGATTATCTGCCGGCCGATGCGCTGCTGGTGATCGATGAATCTCACGTCAGCGTGCCGCAGGTCGGGGCCATGTACAAAGGCGACCGTTCGCGCAAGGAAACCCTGGTGGAATACGGGTTCCGCTTGCCTTCGGCGCTGGATAACCGACCCATGCGCTTCGACGAATGGGAGGCGATCAGCCCGCAGACCATTTTCGTTTCCGCCACACCCGGCCCCTATGAGGCCGAGCACTCGGGACGGGTGATCGAACAGGTGGTGCGGCCTACCGGCCTGGTCGACCCGCAGATCGAGATACGGCCGGCGCTGACCCAGGTCGATGATCTGCTCTCGGAAATCAACAAGTGCGTGGCCAAGGAAGAGCGGGTGCTGGTCACCACGCTGACCAAACGCATGGCCGAAGACCTGACGGACTATCTCGGTGACCACGGCGTCAAAGTACGCTACCTGCATTCGGACATCGACACCGTGGAGCGGGTCGAGATCATCCGCGACTTGCGTCTGGGCGTGTTCGACGTCCTGGTGGGCATCAACCTGCTGCGCGAAGGCCTGGACATGCCGGAGGTGTCGCTGGTGGCGATCCTCGATGCGGACAAGGAAGGCTTCCTGCGTTCCGAGCGCTCGCTGATTCAGACCATCGGCCGAGCGGCGCGCAACCTCAACGGCCGGGCGATCCTCTATGCCGACAACATCACCGGCTCGATGCAGCGCGCGATCGACGAAACCGAGCGCCGCCGTAACAAGCAGATCGCTTTCAACGAGGCGCACGGCATCGTGCCCAAGGGAGTGTTCAAGGATGTGCAGGACATCCTCGAAGGCGCCACGGTACCGGGTTCTCGCAGCAAGAAGCGGCGTGGCGAGGCCAAGGCGGCGGAGGAGGCCGCGCGTTACGAAAACGAACTGCGCTCACCCAGCGAGATCACCAAACGTATTCGCCAGCTGGAAGAGCGGATGCTCGCCCAGGCGCGCGATCTGGAGTTCGAGGCGGCCGCGCAAACACGCGATGAAATCCACAAGTTGCGCGAGCGGCTGTTGCAGGTGTAG
- a CDS encoding amino acid aminotransferase has translation MSLFSAVEMAPRDPILGLNEAFNADTRPNKVNLGVGVYYNEEGRIPLLRAVAAAEMARLELNAPRGYLPIEGIASYDMAVQGLLFGANSPLVAEGRVVTSQALGGTGALKIGADFLKRILPDAVVAISNPSWENHRALFESAGFPVQNYTYYDAATHGVDRAGMLEDLKNLPARSIVVLHACCHNPTGVDLLPEDWKQVLEVLRAKEHVPFIDIAYQGFGDGIDEDAAAVRLFAESGMTFFVSSSFSKSFSLYGERVGALSMVTESREESARVLSQIKRVIRTNYSNPPTHGATVVSAVLNNAELRAMWETELGEMRTRIQEMRLMLVRQLAEKGAKTDFSFVAKQRGMFSYSGLTAAQVERLRVEFGVYAIGTGRICAAALNHNNMDHVTDAIVQVI, from the coding sequence ATGAGTTTGTTCTCTGCAGTCGAAATGGCGCCGCGCGATCCGATTCTTGGCCTCAATGAAGCCTTTAACGCCGACACGCGGCCGAACAAGGTCAACCTGGGGGTTGGGGTCTATTACAACGAAGAAGGCCGAATTCCCCTGCTGCGGGCAGTCGCCGCGGCGGAAATGGCACGCCTGGAACTGAACGCTCCGCGCGGCTACCTGCCCATCGAGGGTATCGCCAGCTATGACATGGCGGTCCAGGGACTGCTGTTTGGCGCGAATTCACCCCTGGTAGCCGAGGGCCGTGTGGTCACCAGCCAGGCCTTGGGCGGTACTGGCGCACTGAAGATCGGCGCCGACTTCCTCAAGCGGATCCTGCCCGATGCCGTGGTCGCCATCAGCAACCCGAGCTGGGAAAACCACCGCGCTCTGTTCGAATCCGCCGGCTTTCCGGTGCAGAACTACACCTATTACGACGCAGCCACCCATGGCGTTGACCGCGCCGGCATGCTTGAAGACCTGAAGAACCTTCCTGCGCGCTCGATCGTGGTGCTGCATGCGTGCTGCCACAACCCCACCGGCGTCGATCTGCTGCCCGAAGACTGGAAGCAGGTACTGGAGGTTCTGCGCGCCAAGGAGCACGTGCCCTTCATCGACATCGCCTATCAGGGCTTCGGTGACGGTATCGACGAAGACGCCGCAGCAGTGCGCCTGTTCGCCGAGTCAGGCATGACTTTCTTTGTCTCCAGCTCGTTCTCGAAATCCTTCTCGCTGTACGGCGAGCGCGTCGGCGCCCTGTCGATGGTCACCGAGAGCCGAGAAGAGTCGGCGCGCGTGCTGTCGCAGATCAAGCGCGTCATCCGCACCAACTACTCCAACCCGCCGACCCATGGCGCCACCGTAGTCTCCGCCGTGCTCAACAACGCGGAACTGCGCGCCATGTGGGAAACCGAACTGGGCGAGATGCGCACCCGCATCCAGGAAATGCGCCTGATGCTGGTTCGCCAGCTGGCCGAGAAAGGCGCCAAGACGGACTTCAGCTTCGTTGCCAAGCAACGCGGCATGTTCTCCTATTCGGGACTGACCGCCGCACAGGTCGAGCGCCTGCGCGTCGAGTTTGGCGTCTACGCCATTGGCACCGGTCGCATTTGCGCAGCGGCGCTCAACCACAACAACATGGATCACGTCACCGACGCCATCGTGCAGGTGATTTGA